Genomic window (Agrobacterium larrymoorei):
ACACGCAGAACGATGCGCAGCGCGGCCTCGAATATCTGAAATTTCTCAACGCCAACCAGACGGCTGGCCTTATCCTTTTTACCGGCATTCTGCCCTTCGGCCATCAGGCGATGACGGCGCGTCTCCCGCCCAGCGTCGGCGTCTTCGAACCGATCTTCAATGGCGGCATTCCCTATGTGGGGGTCAATGACACGGCGGGCGCTCGCAAGGTCGTCGATATGCTGATCGCCGAGGGCCATGAGCAGATCGCCTTTATTGGCGATTCCAGAGTTCGCCTCGCCTATATGCGCAGACGGGCAGGCTTTGACGAAGGAATGGACGCGGCTGGTCTGCCGAAAAATAGCCGCATGATCCTTGAGGGCGATGGTACATTGGAAAGCGGCAGGCTTGCGGTCGAGCAGCTTTTCATGCGCGACACGTTGCCGACCGCCTTTATGTGCGTCAACGATCAGACTGCCATCGGTGTGATGATCGGCCTCTCGGCCCGCGGCTATGATGTGCCAGCGGATTTTTCGGTCACGGGCTTTGACGACATCCCGCAAGCCGTCTTCATGTCGCCGTCGCTCACGACCATTCGCCAGCCCCGCAGCGCCATCGGCAAACACGCCATGGCGCTTCTTTTGCAGCTTCTCAACAGTGAAGAACCTACAGAGCCGGAAGTGTTGCTGACACCCGATCTGGTGGTGAGAAATTCCGTTGCGGCACCTTCCAGGCGGAGCCCGAAGTTGCGCGACAAGAGCTAGGCGCGATCGGAGAGATCGTCAAACACTCTCAATACGTATCCCGGCGAACAGCCTCTTCCGTCTGGGATTGCGCCCAAAGTTGTGTCTGAACGGCGTTCTGAAACTCCATCACCTCATGGCGCATGGCTGTCTCGTCATATCCTAGTTCCGTCAAATGCTGAGCAAGCGCGCGGCACTCATCCCGCCAGAAGCGGTTGGCTTGATCCCCGTGGAGGGTCTCCAGCATATCGACGCAACGCTGAATGTCGCGGACGCGATTTTTGACGGGAAACGCAATTACTTCGGAACGCTTGGGCACACGCACACCTGACAGCTTGAGAATCGGTTCCCAAGTTTTACGGGCTACATAGTTAACGAAGTCTGCAGACGCGAAGGGGGACCTGTTATTGGCCGCTCGACGTCGCGTTTCGCTCACGCATCCTGTGACGACTACCGCACCACCACGCATTATCCGATGTGAGAATATCTCTGTTGAGAAGATTTTTACCGTGAAACCTTACGCGAATTTCATGCTTCGCGAGGTATTTGAGCCTATTACTTGGTTGAAACGATGCCAATTTGCCCATATATTTTATGGAAAAAGAACCAATGAAAAATTGTATCCCGCAGCATGGGATAGCGTCAGGCGAGGAGAGAGACATGTACGCGCCCCGCGTTTTCGTCAGCATGATCTGCGCCTTGCTGGTGTTTGCAGTGGCCACCTATTGGATCCATGGCTCGTTCTACACAACGCTGATCCAGACCGCTATCTCGCTTGTCGTCATTCAGATCTGTTACTTTATCGGTGTCGTCATCATGGTATCGCGTGAGAAGAAGCGCATGCGCAAGACGCTGGAGTTCCAAAAGGACAGGCCTGCTTCACCCGAGCAGTCGGGCTCGGAAAACATCGCCGCGGTCAGTCGTCGCCGCCCGACGCTGAAGGACATCTGACCGCTCTTACCATCTGAAGCGGTGTCGAATATATTTCGCAGGTGCGAAATAGCACTTCCCTCTCCTCATCCCTGACATGTTTTCTCTTCAGTAATCGTGCCAAATGCTGAAGAACGGGAGCAAGGTCATGGGCTCACAATCCATCTGCGTCATCATCGCGGCGAGAAACGCGTCATCGACAATCGGTGAAGCCATCCGATCGGCACTGGCAGAGCCGGAAGTCTCGGAAGTCGTCGTTATCGACGATGCATCGACCGACGACACGTTTCAGGTTGCGAAGCACTGCGATGATCAAACCGGACGCCTGATCGTCGAGCGCTTTGATGTCAACCGTGGTCCTTCCGCCGCACGCAATCATGCGATCAGTATTTCCTCGGCACCGCTGATCAGCATCCTGGATGCCGACGACTTCTTCTTCAAGGGCCGATTTGCCGCCATGGTGGCAGAGGATGACTGGGATCTGGTGGCAGACAACATTGCATTCATTCAACAAGGCTCACCTGCGGCTGCCAATATCGTTCCGCGACGCTTTGCGCCCCAGCATCACTTCCTGACGCTCACGGAATTTGTTGAGGGAAATATCTCAACAAGAGGCGTTGAGCGTGGTGAGACCGGCTTTCTGAAACCCGTCATTCGCCGGGCGTTTCTCGATCAGCATCGGCTTCGCTATGACGAAGCTCTGCGCCTTGGCGAAGATTACGAGCTTTACGTTCGGGCGCTCGCCTCAGGTGCGCGCTACAAGGTCATCCGCAATTGCGGTTATGGTGCCATCGTGCGCGGTAATTCCTTGAGCGGGCGACACAGCACACAGGATCTCAGGCTGCTCTACGAAGCCGATCGCAAGATCCTCGCCGACTACGCTCTTTCGGCGCAGGAGCAGGCAGTTCTCCAACAGCACGAGCGACACATTCGGGAAAAATTCGAGCTTCGTGATTTCCTCGATGCCAAGTCAACGCACGGCTTGGGCGGCGCCATGGCTCATGCTCTGCGGCGCCTTCCCGCTGTTCCTGCCATCACCAATGGGATCTGGCACGACAAGACAGCACGCTTCCGCAAGAAGCCCGCACAGCCTGCCGATATCCGCTATCTCCTGAAAGGAACGCCGCTGTCTCCCTGAAGGAGCAAGCGGCGTGTGTCACCTCAGAAGTAGTCTCGTTTTACGGTTTCGAGCACCGCCTGAAAGCGGTCCTTGCGCTCCTCCAGCCGCCCATCTGGGCTGAGGCGTGGCTCTGCACGGCTTGCCTGCCATAGCGCCAGAACAGACGGCGCTGCGAGAACCTGCTTTGCCAGCTTGC
Coding sequences:
- a CDS encoding LacI family DNA-binding transcriptional regulator, producing MSNSPPATIEDVARIAEVSIATVSRAIHNPEKVANSTRLKVNQAIAVTGYTTNAVARSLRLGRSNMILVVAPDIGDPNFSNILIGLENEARAHGYGILIGHTQNDAQRGLEYLKFLNANQTAGLILFTGILPFGHQAMTARLPPSVGVFEPIFNGGIPYVGVNDTAGARKVVDMLIAEGHEQIAFIGDSRVRLAYMRRRAGFDEGMDAAGLPKNSRMILEGDGTLESGRLAVEQLFMRDTLPTAFMCVNDQTAIGVMIGLSARGYDVPADFSVTGFDDIPQAVFMSPSLTTIRQPRSAIGKHAMALLLQLLNSEEPTEPEVLLTPDLVVRNSVAAPSRRSPKLRDKS
- a CDS encoding DUF6074 family protein; this translates as MPKRSEVIAFPVKNRVRDIQRCVDMLETLHGDQANRFWRDECRALAQHLTELGYDETAMRHEVMEFQNAVQTQLWAQSQTEEAVRRDTY
- a CDS encoding exopolysaccharide production repressor protein, whose product is MYAPRVFVSMICALLVFAVATYWIHGSFYTTLIQTAISLVVIQICYFIGVVIMVSREKKRMRKTLEFQKDRPASPEQSGSENIAAVSRRRPTLKDI
- a CDS encoding glycosyltransferase family 2 protein, yielding MGSQSICVIIAARNASSTIGEAIRSALAEPEVSEVVVIDDASTDDTFQVAKHCDDQTGRLIVERFDVNRGPSAARNHAISISSAPLISILDADDFFFKGRFAAMVAEDDWDLVADNIAFIQQGSPAAANIVPRRFAPQHHFLTLTEFVEGNISTRGVERGETGFLKPVIRRAFLDQHRLRYDEALRLGEDYELYVRALASGARYKVIRNCGYGAIVRGNSLSGRHSTQDLRLLYEADRKILADYALSAQEQAVLQQHERHIREKFELRDFLDAKSTHGLGGAMAHALRRLPAVPAITNGIWHDKTARFRKKPAQPADIRYLLKGTPLSP